One Hyperolius riggenbachi isolate aHypRig1 chromosome 12, aHypRig1.pri, whole genome shotgun sequence genomic window, atagtgtggtcgaatgtcattgcaaaacaatggcaaatcgatcacactaccgatcgaattgaatcctgatcagacatgtcataaaaaaaattgtatggtgtagatggggcttaacaccAGCATGTATTTTTCCACTTGGAGTGTTCTCTTATATTCTCATACTCAACATAGTACAATCCCAAAAGGCTGCACAAGCTAGATCCCGCTAGCGTTTGTAAAATGTTGACTTATTGCTAACATCATAGCCCCTGCGTGGATTTTCTTTATGCAAATCCCAAATAAAGAATTTTGGAAACTAAAATGAATTTGTTAGCAAGTTCCTGTGAAAAGGCTCTGATGGTAGAAGACACATATTACTTCCAGGGCACCCCTGTCTTTTTGACCAATCTGCGCAGGTGCCTGCAAGTATTTTCAAGGTTTAATGTTGGCAGGTCATTTTAGGCTTTTTATATTTAGACACAATGTTGAGCACTGAGTGGGGTTTATTTTAGATCTGTAGTTTTTTTTTCGAGCCATGGGAACCCTGGAAACATGAATGGTCAGCCCTTCAGTTGCAGGGAAATGGAAAAGTTGCCCCAAAGATCCATGGTCTAAAAGTAGCAGGAACATATTACATGAATATGTTTAGTGGAGACATTCAAACACTTATGTTTATTGCTAATTGCTACAGTTCTCTGTATACTGAATATTTTTCCTAGCGTGCAAGCACCTGTGTGTTTTAGTTTAGattatacatgtcaaactctggccttcggagccatcagatttggcccccaGGTGGTTTCCGTACTTTGCAATATGTTTTCCCCCACTCTAGACCCCCAAGATAACCTATATCGGAGGGTAAGCCTTAGAACACCAGAGAAGCTACAgtatatggggagggggacagcactaAATACCAGGGATTTGTATAAGAGAGGGAAGGGGGCTATTAGccaccaggaaactttataagggagagagaggtggccactagacattgaggttggcccgcgacttggtccaatAGCTaagtttcagcccactttgtatttgagtttgacacccctagtGTAGAAGACTACAGAACTTTTGTTTATAATGCATGCGATCATGGACCCTCTCATGTAATGTATATGCATTTTTTCTCCCATCTTATGAGCAGGAGGCGCTACAGAGACTTCAAGCCAAGCAAAAAAGAATGGAAGCTGAACATCTTCTGCTTGTCAATGACCTTCTTGATGGAAGCAAAACCCTTGAAAGCACTGCATTATCTGAATTGTTTCATTACAGTGTGGAAAGAGAACTTGAATTGTACAAAGAAGATAGCCAGTAACTGTTTCTTGACACTTTTGGATAACAGCAACATCTCAGGACATCACTGTCCAAACATCGATTACGAAACTTTAAATAAACTTGTTCTTTTACCTCTATTTATTCTGTCATGCAGTTTGCTTTGAGGGACATAGATTGGGTCTATGGCTTGACATTTTTTTTAGTGGACACTGTGTAAGACTTTTTGGAGGCAGATGCTGAGACAGCCTGTCTCTGAGTTGGAGcacttctggctggtgtacctgTGGTTGGTGGCTTCTCTTCAACCTGTGATGGCTTTTTAGTAGCTGTATGCAATTTTTGGGTAGATGGGGCAGATGTAGCCTGTCGTCTGTTTGGAGTTACAGGGGCTGCACCTTGTGTTTTCTCTGTAGGAAGTTTACTTGTTTGAAGTTCTGTTTGGGCAGTACGAGATGGCAGTGTTTTCAAGAATGATGTTATAGTTCCTAATTGTGTTCTTATTTCTCCTGAAGTTCTCGCTGCACCTGAGTGGGTGCGAGAGGCTGTTGTGAGACCTTTAGAGGTCAGCATAGCGCTACATGCTTTTTGTAGATCTTCTggtttcttttcaggcaaagacaaTTTCTGAATATTCTTGTGCAACTTAATGGTATCGTGTGACTTGTTTCTTGCAGGGGTGGTGGAGACCTTTGAGTCAGTGTTGTGGGAAGATAAACTAGCCTTGCCTTGTGGTTCCGCACAGACGAACTCTTGAAGTGAAAGCTCAGGTTGTCCATCTTCGTCTTTCAGTTCTGCCAGTCGTTCTTCATGTTCCTTTAGTGCCCTGTTTCTCCTCTGATGAGATCTTTGTAGCATGTCCTGACCCACAGATGTCAGCTCATCTGAAAACAGCATGAATACTATAATATATTTTCCACCTCCCTTTTAAAAAGTACACTGAATAATTCACattattaactgtccctcaaaaggaGTGCAGTCTAAAACCCCTATAATTTAAATGCAGCCACCACAAACAAATTTTTTaaaagttttggcttttaaacTTTTCCTAATAAAATCGTAATGACCTAGGAGCTGCCATCACTCTCTCCGGGCTCACAGAAACCTTTAATGCTGTGTTTTAGTATTTCTTTATTGCACCCAATGTATTGGCTAGATATATTGATGATCAAAAACTATTTCTTCTCTGGGAATTCTatgctttttaaataaataaataaaaaaaacacaaactcatatgcaccgcttcagcctacaggccattttcacctgtcagcgctcctcccattaatttggcCATAActatcactgcttctcacacctgaatgatctatatcttttttttcaccacaaattaggctttttgtgggcaatacttgttttcaataaaaaatacactttctccaattccatccccaatagttttaaaataagcaatgctaccatatataaaacccacgtattttatttgctcgaTAGTCctagctatcacaacatttaaattatgttcctagtacaatgtatgatgccaatataatatttggaagtaaaggtgtattatttctgctttgggtttttttcttttttttttttttttttacgtctgGTCAACTGCAAGCCCTTATGTActgaaataatagtaatataccctcatgacaaacagtacattaaaaaaacaaaaaaaacaaacctaaggcaactatttatggataTTTTTGTTGCTGTTTTTGTTTTACTTGTAATTGTTTGGTaactggaagggggagggggctttggaagggattctttgtattattattttttattattattaaaagtgTGGTGTGTGTAATTTATGTTTTAGAAACACTATTCTGGTTTACCAGGAAGAgtttaatttattatttttttttttactttacttctGTTATTATGAGTGGACATGACCCCCATGGACATTGTAAAAACTCATCAAAGCCTGGGGTCTTAAGTGAGTGAAGGGTTTTAATAGTAGCTAAAATGTTATGTTGTGCGAATGGAGAGCTCTTCAGAGAGCTTATGGAGGGGTAGGTCTGTGACCCAATTCTGGGGTCTGGGTTCATCCAAGGCCTGATACAGGTTAGAGTAAAATTTAGTTAAGATCTCTGACACATCTTTGTGGTGATATGCAAGACCACCAGTGGTTCTTTGCAGTCTGTACACATGGGAGGGCTGCACCTGTGACCGAAGCCTCCTAGCAAACATAGTAGAACACGTGTTACTGTGAAGCAGGAATTTAACTTTTGCCCATCTTAGTGCAAGCAAATTCAGAGCCGATTTAACCAAGGTCAGGTGATGCTTTCCACACCAGAGTGATTGGCCACAAGGGCaggattaacccccttgccggtccaattcccgtggcaagggggcagcataggacttttttttttttttaaatcatgcagtgagcccagggctcgctacatgatagccgctgagcagcggcatccccccactcactccgatcacctccggcgatcagagtaagcaggaaataccgtacagaacgggatttcctgttgggcttccccggtcgccatggcgacggggcgggatgatgtcacagacgtcatggacgtcgggacgtcagagggaatcccgatccacccctcaacgctgcctggcactgattggccaggctgtgcaggggtctgggggggcggctcggcgcggcgaatcggcgggtagcggcggcgatcgcgtaccacacgcagctagcaaagtgctagctgcgtgtagggaaaaaaatgttgaaaatcggcccagcggggcctgagaaatcctcctacgtaggttaccccgagctgagctcaggataaccggcaaggaagtTAAAGAAAATATAGTCTAGTCTTGCTAGGGTGCTCTGGGTGGTGGAATAGAAGGTATATTCCCTAGTTCAAAGATTAAGAGACCTCCAAGCATCCAGACGTTGCAGACAACCCAGTTTGGCATAGACCCTTTTCGAGAAACATCTAGTACTAGGTTGTGAGGTCATACTCCTATCCAGATCTGCCTGAGCAATCAAATTGAAGTCAATAGGTTGAGTGCATATAAATTAACAATTATTAGGTCTACCGGCTAAATTAGCATACAAAATAGCATATCTGCTATCCGAATCTTATATCAATTTGTGTGAAAGAAAGGGTAAACCTCTCCTAAAAAAAAAGATGGCTACTCCATGGGATTTGTTCATAAAAGTGTATACAAAGTGGGTTTTCGGCATTAGGATATCATCAGCCTTCAGATGCTTTAATGAGTAaaactgatcagctgacacgcaggcaCACGTGAACTAATGTTTACATCTGCGAAGTGCGTACTGGTAACGCGTCCTCTGCTTATCCAATGGAGTCTGAGAGCcaccctgcgctccactgacatcagcgACTCGCCGAGCTGCAGCCTATTCTATTCGccgtcctccctcccccatagtgtgttcccttatgtctagtggccaccctcCCATAGCGTGTTCCCTTATGTTTAGTGGCTGCTCTCCTTTTCTCATAGCGTGTTCCATTTTGTCTAGTGgccgccctccctctcccatagCATGTTCCCTTATGTCTAGTGGCTGCCCACTCTCATAACATGTTCCCTTATGTCTAGTAGCTGCCTTCCCTCTCCCACAACAGGTTCCCTTATGTGTAGTGGCCTCCCTCCCATTCCCAAACATGTTCCCCTATGTCTAGAGGCCACCCTTCCTCTTCCATAATGTGTTCCtttatgtctagtggccaccctcCCATAACCCTAGTGTTCCCCTAGGTCTAGTGGCCACCCTCCCTCTTCCATAAGGTGTTCTCTTATGTCTATTGGCCGCCCTACACTGCACCGAATGTCCGTGTCTTCCATTGTGTCGGATTTGGCATTTAGTGTTTGTAGCTTGTGCAGGGAGGGTGAGCTACAAACACTAGAAGGCAAATCCGACTCAAAGGAAAACACAGAGCCCTGATGCAGTGTGTCTGGCCCCAGATCAGGTAAGATGCTGTTCCACCGACCTGCTGCCTGTTCAGCAAGTACAATCATGCAGGGGTCCTGCAGGCTACACAAGTTAAGCCTATGCAGAGAGCACAAGGGTCCCACAGAGTGATCCACCACCTCTGTTAAGAACCCTGAAAGACAAAAATGACCTGAGCTCAACCAACAGTATGgaagatttttttgttttatgcagtgtttgtgCTTGTCCGCATTATGTACTATGCATAATAAAAGGAAATTCTTCTATACTGTTGGTTGAGCACAAGTGATTCTCTTCTTTTACAGGTGGCCACTAGACCACAAGGGACCACCACATTATAGGAGAGTGAGGGCAGACACTAAGGAACAtactataggagagggagggttgCCAGTAGATACCAAAGAACACAATATGGTAGAGGGAGGGAGGTTGAGTGTATGTCTTGCATGTAGAGCATGGCTTATCTATAAGTTGGCTAGCTACTTGCTCTTGTTTTTAATATGGTTTTGTTGTTCATCATtaaagttaccgtatatactcgcatacaagccgaatttttgacccccaaaaagtgggtcaaaagttggggtgtcggcttgtatgcgagtctggtGATGGTGGTCCGAGCCCCCCGCACTAACCCCccgcaaacaccccccccccccgcgcggccGCCGCTACTGCTGCAATTACCTTGcccggcgccgcttcttctattcccctcctgtcCCGCCCTGTAATTCACTGTAGCGCTCTTCACGGCGGCTGCagtagagagagcggttcccatagcaaccgccgctacaggaagccgcgctctccgatgcttcctgtctgatcacagcagccgccgtgaagaGTGCTGCTGTCCTACGGAGCCGGAGAGGGGGGGGAATAAAAGAAGTGGCGCCTgctaaggtaaaagcagcggcggccgcgggggaggcggagggcactatactagctatactggggcactataatagcgatactggggcactatactagttatactggagcactatactagctatactggggcacaatactagctatactggggcacaatactagctatactggggcactatactagctacactgggcactatactagttatactgggcactatactagttatactgggcactatactagctatactggggcactatactagctatactggagcactatactagctatactggggcactatacttgcgatactgggcgctatactagcgatactgggcgctatactagctatactgggcactatactagctatactggggcactatactagcgatactgggacacactaggggaataaggcggccagcatttcctacccccggtttatatgggggtcaatcattttttactgtttttttaagtaaaagtgggggggggggggcggcttatatgcgagtatatacagtatctacTTTTGCATCTACACTGCATGccattgaactttttttttgtatactaTGTAGTTTATACCTGGATCATCAGACAGCAGACTTTCATCATCACTGTTACTGCTGTCACCGTCGCTGAAGGAGTCCTGATTATCCATTTCTTTCATGGTCTCTCCATCAAGTTCTTGAAGAAGTGGCAGTGCTTCTAGTACTTGTTGTCTATGGAGAAATTACATCTTTTGTGAACTGCAATGTGTGTGGTAGAAATATTGTTAGATTTCAACTGTAAAAGGTACATCTAGCGATTCTTATTCAATTGACTAAGCAATCGACTTTTTATGGAGCGATcaacttcagtgtggttgatcgaaagtcgatcgtCTAATGGTCCACACACTACAAGGGATATCCTAGgcaattcaccttcactaatcgatctgaccagTGTTGTGCCTCCAACACTGAatcaatttttgcattcagagcatgatcGAATGATATGTAAatagtagccgattcctgtgtgaTCAACCAATATCTTCCATCCTGTTTGATTGACTAAGTTAGTCGATTCAACATGATATTGACCACTTTCCATCAATCAGGCACGCTGGAACACACTCAATTCACTCTCGATTCAATAAAGTTCAAATTGAATGGATGATCGTACAGCCAAATCTCTAGATATATGCCTTTAGGGCCATTTCTGAGCAAAATCTGGCTAGTGACTAGATGACATCTACTGCATACGGGGTAAAGGAGATTTTATCACCTATTTAGGAATGGGTTATTTTCAGTATCAGTAGTTAGTACAAATGTATATATCTAGATGGTAGGGGCTTTGATACTTGCCTCACTTTGAAAGACCTCCATGTCTAAAATTATTAGGTATAGCATGGTGAAACTTTGATCCCAGTGgaaagaaaattttatttttgtggCTTTCCTTTCTCTGAATTAAATTACAGGGGATCAAGAAGTTGAACATttctggttttcttttttttatatatagacaACTGTATAATTAAACACCAATAAAGTATCAAAGCGCTACAGCTTATATGATTAAAATCGTTTAAAATCGGCCGCCAGAGTGCGCTCCACTTTGGTTTAGACAAAAACCATAACTTTCATCAACATTGGAAAGTTTAGCGCACATCCACTATTCAGTCCAAGTCCATTACTATTCAAACTTCTATCGCTTCTTCCTTATTGCCACCAATTTGTTCAATTCAAATCATACACAACCGTTCCTCCACCAAAAGCTCCCTGCTGGAAACAGGCCCAGATAGACATCTCTGAACACTTCTAGACTGGTTAAGTATGCACATATCCAAGAAGCCTTGGAGCCTCAGGATCCTGGTGCCAATGTTAGTGTTTTTTAGTGGTTGGACCCCAGTAGCAGAGCGATTCCATACACGACATGTAACTTAGCAATCCATTCCTTGCATATCAGATACCTCAAACAGACCACTCACATGGTCTTCAAATTGCATGTCCGCATAGAGTTTTTGGATGGGCTCTCACCGTTGCCAAAGTTAAGCTGGCATGCACTGCGACTCCCCTCAGAGAAGCGTTCCTGTCTGTCATTCACT contains:
- the LRRC46 gene encoding leucine-rich repeat-containing protein 46 isoform X1, whose amino-acid sequence is MRGTAVERCHAGTSGGGDKLKRVEARSMLDAIVRRNLDPSLNEAAQEALSEALRHLRTVRLDREEITTLGNMESINQAHSLYLQENEIKKIENVDILKNLRFLSLSGNRIEKIQNLNGLNNLKFLDLSHNLIKTLEAGELPKTLLILDLTGNPCTKIKDYRQQVLEALPLLQELDGETMKEMDNQDSFSDGDSSNSDDESLLSDDPDELTSVGQDMLQRSHQRRNRALKEHEERLAELKDEDGQPELSLQEFVCAEPQGKASLSSHNTDSKVSTTPARNKSHDTIKLHKNIQKLSLPEKKPEDLQKACSAMLTSKGLTTASRTHSGAARTSGEIRTQLGTITSFLKTLPSRTAQTELQTSKLPTEKTQGAAPVTPNRRQATSAPSTQKLHTATKKPSQVEEKPPTTGTPARSAPTQRQAVSASASKKSYTVSTKKNVKP
- the LRRC46 gene encoding leucine-rich repeat-containing protein 46 isoform X2; the protein is MAGGDKLKRVEARSMLDAIVRRNLDPSLNEAAQEALSEALRHLRTVRLDREEITTLGNMESINQAHSLYLQENEIKKIENVDILKNLRFLSLSGNRIEKIQNLNGLNNLKFLDLSHNLIKTLEAGELPKTLLILDLTGNPCTKIKDYRQQVLEALPLLQELDGETMKEMDNQDSFSDGDSSNSDDESLLSDDPDELTSVGQDMLQRSHQRRNRALKEHEERLAELKDEDGQPELSLQEFVCAEPQGKASLSSHNTDSKVSTTPARNKSHDTIKLHKNIQKLSLPEKKPEDLQKACSAMLTSKGLTTASRTHSGAARTSGEIRTQLGTITSFLKTLPSRTAQTELQTSKLPTEKTQGAAPVTPNRRQATSAPSTQKLHTATKKPSQVEEKPPTTGTPARSAPTQRQAVSASASKKSYTVSTKKNVKP